In one window of Meleagris gallopavo isolate NT-WF06-2002-E0010 breed Aviagen turkey brand Nicholas breeding stock chromosome 12, Turkey_5.1, whole genome shotgun sequence DNA:
- the LOC104912904 gene encoding ras and EF-hand domain-containing protein-like, producing the protein MRVLPALLRTYRCGSCLLPHPTHRLRCLTVRSATLQDPQAGEVEGCCHPAQRCCKRKLSAFAPEGSGMGEQPVAPSPIYRLVLAGDSGAGKSSFLLRLCRNEFRGDISSTLGVDFQVKELLVDGEQTTLQIWDTAGQERYRSLSCSYFRKAHGVLLLYDISSQSSFLSVRRWIEDIEGAGTALPLMLVGNKSDLRAGLPEAAGVHTAHGQRLATPEMTSTLSVTSGRLRRIGALSLPVRRRKGELQFRGSG; encoded by the exons ATGCGTGTtctgccagccctgctcaggACATACAGGTGCggctcctgcctgctgccccacCCGACCCACAGACTCAGGTGCCTCACTGTGAGATCTGCCACTCTGCAGGACCCCCAGGCAGGCGAGGTGGAAGGCTGCTGCCATCCTGCACAACGCTGCTGCAAGAGGAAGCTCTCTGCCTTTGCACCGGAG GGGTCTGGCATGGGAGAGCAGCCCGTGGCCCCCAGCCCCATATACCGGCTGGTGCTGGCAGGGGACAGCGGTGCAGGCAAGTCCAGCTTCCTGCTGCGCCTCTGCAGAAACGAGTTCAGAGGTGACATCTCCTCCACGTTAG GGGTGGACTTCCAGGTGAAGGAGCTGCTGGTGGATGGGGAGCAAACCACACTGCAGATCTGGGACACTGCCGGGCAGGAGAG GTACCGCAGCCTCTCCTGCTCCTACTTCCGTAAGGCCCACGGCGTGCTGCTCCTGTACGACATCAGCTCCCAGAGCAGCTTCCTCAGCGTCCGCCGGTGGATCGAGGACATCGAG GGCGCCGGGACCGCACTGCCCCTCATGCTGGTGGGCAATAAGAGCGACCTGCGGGCCGGGCTGCCGGAGGCGGCGGGGGTCCACACGGCCCACGGACAGAGGCTGGCCACG CCGGAAATGACCTCGACGCTGAGCGTCACTTCCGGCCGCTTGAGACGGATCGGGGCGCTTTCACTTCCGGTGCGCCGGCGGAAGGGGGAGTTGCAGTTCCGGGGGAGCGGGTGA
- the PDIA3 gene encoding protein disulfide-isomerase A3 → MAFSSLLFASAVAETFTVDKMLRILNMSIPVDCTANSNTCNKYGVSGYPTLKIFRDGEESGTYDGPRTADGIVSHLKKQAGPASVALGSLADFEKFIGDKDASVVGFFRDASGDAHSEFMKAANNLRDNYRFAHTSEEQLVQKYEEDGEGVVLFRPSRLANKFEESTVKYTEDKITSAKIKKFIQENIFGICPHMTEDNKDLIQGKDLLVAYYDVDYEKNAKGSNYWRNRVMMIAKKFLDAGHKLSFAVASRKTFGHELSEFGLDNSVGEAPVVAIRTAKGDKYVMQEEFSRDGKALERFLQDYFDGNLKKYLKSEPVPENNDGPVKVVVAENFDEIVNAEDKDVLIEFYAPWCGHCKNLEPKYKELGEKLSKDPNIVIAKMDATANDVPSPYEVRGFPTIYFAPAGKKQSPKKYEGGREVSDFISYLKREATSTPVLQEEDKAKKSKKKAKEDL, encoded by the exons ATGGCTTTCTCCAGTCTTTTGTTTGCTTCAGCTGTTGCCGAAACCTTCACTGTTGATAAGATGCTAAGAATTCTTAACATGTCGATTCCT GTTGACTGTACAGCAAATTCAAACACCTGCAACAAGTATGGAGTCAGTGGATATCCCACCCTGAAGATTTTTCGAGATGGAGAAGAGTCAGGAACCTATGATGGACCCAGGACAGCAG ATGGAATTGTCAGTCATCTCAAGAAACAGGCAGGACCTGCTTCAGTGGCTCTCGGTTCCCTGGCTGATTTTGAGAAATTCATTGGTGATAAAGATGCTTCTGTAGTGG GCTTCTTTAGAGATGCTTCTGGCGACGCTCATTCTGAATTCATGAAAGCTGCCAACAACTTAAGAGACAACTACCGTTTTGCACACACCAGTGAGGAGCAGTTGGTGCAGAAGTACGAGGAAGATGGAGA GGGTGTGGTCCTGTTCCGACCTTCACGGCTGGCAAACAAGTTTGAGGAGAGCACTGTCAAGTACACTGAAGACAAAATCACCAGTGCAAAGATCAAGAAGTTTATCCAGGAGAATAT CTTTGGTATCTGTCCACATATGACTGAAGACAACAAAGACTTGATCCAAGGGAAGGATTTGCTGGTGGCGTACTACGATGTGGATTATGAGAAGAATGCAAAGGGCTCCAACTACTGGCGCAACCG agttaTGATGATTGCAAAGAAGTTCTTGGATGCTGGTCACAAACTGTCATTTGCTGTGGCCAGCCGGAAAACTTTTGGCCACGAGCTGTCAGAATTCGGTCTAGACAACAGCGTGGGTGAGGCTCCTGTTGTTGCCATCAGAACAGCTAAAGGAGATAAATATGTCATGCAGGAAGAATTCTC CCGTGATGGAAAGGCTCTGGAGAGATTCTTGCAAGATTACTTTGATGGCAACTTGAAAAAGTACCTGAAATCAGAGCCTGTGCCTGAAAACAATGATGGCCCTGTGAAG GTGGTGGTTGCTGAGAACTTTGATGAAATTGTTAATGCAGAAGACAAAGATGTCCTGATAGAGTTTTATGCACCCTGGTGTGGCCATTGCAAGAATCTGGAGCCCAAATACAAGGAGTTGGGAGAGAAG CTCAGTAAAGACCCCAATATTGTCATTGCCAAAATGGATGCTACAGCCAACGATGTGCCTTCTCCATATGAAGTCAGAGG CTTCCCCACCATCTATTTTGCTCCAGCTGGCAAGAAGCAAAGTCCAAAGAAGTATGAG GGTGGCAGAGAAGTGAGTGACTTCATCAGCTACTTGAAGCGGGAGGCAACCAGcactcctgtgctgcaggaggaagatAAAGCCAAGAAATCCAAGAAGAAGGCGAAGGAGGATTTGTAA